A genomic region of Gossypium hirsutum isolate 1008001.06 chromosome D01, Gossypium_hirsutum_v2.1, whole genome shotgun sequence contains the following coding sequences:
- the LOC107939198 gene encoding LOW QUALITY PROTEIN: UDP-glycosyltransferase 79B6-like (The sequence of the model RefSeq protein was modified relative to this genomic sequence to represent the inferred CDS: deleted 1 base in 1 codon), whose protein sequence is MAETDSSEFRILMFPWFAFGHMTPYLHLANKLAQKGYRITFATPQKAINRLRHLNLFPDFISFHVITVPSVTGLPPGAETASDVPIFLTHFLAIALDLTRDQLESLVTSIKPKFIIYDAAYWIPEVAKPLGIKTINFNVVSAASIAIVLVPARNVPKDRPITMEELATPPPGYPSTSVVLRGTELETLLFVTNPFGEEMTFYERITLSMKNCDVISIRTCYEVEGKLCDYISSQYQKQVLLTGPVLPEDSKSSLDERWSNWLAGFEPGSVVFCAFGSQLILEMAQFRELVLAFELTGLPFFIALKPPLGAEKVEEALPEGFEERVKGRGVVYGAWVQQPLVLAHPSVGCFVSHCGFGSMWESLLSDCQIVLVPHLGDQILNTRLLADEMKVAVEVKKEENGWISKENLSEAIKSVMDKESEVGKLVMENHKKWREVINPNLMNGYIDKFLQGMRQPVS, encoded by the exons ATGGCGGAAACCGATAGTTCAGAGTTTCGTATACTCATGTTTCCGTGGTTTGCATTTGGTCACATGACTCCATATCTTCATCTAGCTAACAAGTTAGCTCAAAAGGGTTATCGAATCACTTTCGCAACACCCCAGAAGGCTATCAACCGATTACGGCATTTGAATCTATTCCCAGATTTCATATCGTTCCATGTCATTACCGTCCCCTCCGTTACCGGTCTCCCTCCCGGTGCCGAGACTGCTTCCGATGTCCCCATTTTTTTGACTCATTTCCTCGCCATAGCCTTGGACCTCACCAGGGACCAACTCGAGAGCCTCGTCACGTCGATTAAACCCAAGTTTATTATTTACGACGCTGCTTATTGGATTCCCGAGGTAGCCAAACCATTGGGGATCAAAACAATTAACTTCAACGTCGTTTCCGCCGCATCGATCGCTATTGTTTTGGTTCCGGCACGTAATGTGCCGAAGGACAGGCCTATAACTATGGAAGAGTTGGCTACGCCGCCACCTGGTTACCCTTCAACTTCCGTAGTGTTGCGTGGGACTGAACTAGAAACCCTGTTGTTTGTGACCAATCCTTTCGGGGAAGAGATGACGTTTTACGAGAGAATCACTTTGTCAATGAAGAACTGTGATGTTATATCCATAAGGACTTGTTACGAAGTTGAAGGGAAGCTGTGTGATTATATCAGCAGCCAGTACCAGAAACAAGTTCTTTTAACAGGTCCAGTTTTACCCGAAGATTCCAAGTCTTCACTGGATGAACGATGGAGTAACTGGTTAGCTGGGTTCGAACCAGGTTCAGTGGTGTTTTGTGCTTTCGGGAGCCAATTAATTCTTGAGATGGCTCAGTTTCGTGAACTTGTATTAGCGTTCGAGCTAACAGGGCTGCCGTTTTTTATCGCCCTGAAGCCACCATTGGGAGCCGAAAAGGTGGAAGAAGCATTGCCTGAAGGGTTCGAAGAGAGGGTTAAAGGGAGAGGAGTGGTTTATGGTGCATGGGTGCAGCAACCGTTGGTGTTAGCTCACCCATCAGTGGGGTGTTTCGTTAGCCATTGTGGGTTCGGTTCCATGTGGGAGTCTTTGCTTAGTGATTGCCAAATAGTGTTGGTTCCACACCTGGGTGACCAAATCTTG AACACCAGGCTATTGGCCGATGAGATGAAGGTTGCAGTGGAGGTGAAGAAAGAAGAGAACGGTTGGATTTCAAAGGAGAATCTGAGTGAAGCTATCAAATCAGTGATGGATAAAGAGAGTGAAGTAGGTAAATTGGTGATGGAGAATCATAAGAAATGGAGAGAAGTAATAAACCCTAACTTGATGAATGGTTACATCGACAAGTTTCTGCAAGGTATGCGTCAACCTGTCAGTTGA